A genomic stretch from Oleomonas cavernae includes:
- a CDS encoding LysR family transcriptional regulator, whose amino-acid sequence MDNRAGEMEVFVQVAEKGSFAAAAKALRLTPSAVSRTVARIEARLGVRLLQRTTRALALTAEGQAYLGRASAILADIDEVERSLGQANAEPRGRLRVNAAVPYGVHCLIPVLPLFLARYPKVVVDVTLSDNVVDLMEERADVAVRFGPLRDSRLRARALGRSAMTVVAAPAYLAAHGEPRHPDDLARHNYLHFNFRRLADHRAFSIDGVVRERSFTGNFLAGSGEEVRLMALAGVGVARLANYHIQADLDAGRLVPILEAFNPGDTEEAHAVFVSHEHLSLRVRAFVDFLVEHAGIEGP is encoded by the coding sequence ATGGACAACCGCGCGGGTGAAATGGAGGTCTTCGTCCAGGTGGCGGAGAAGGGCAGCTTCGCCGCTGCCGCCAAGGCGTTGCGCCTCACCCCCTCGGCCGTCAGCCGGACCGTGGCGCGGATCGAGGCGCGCCTGGGCGTGCGCCTGCTGCAGCGGACCACCCGCGCCCTGGCCCTGACGGCCGAGGGCCAGGCCTATCTGGGCCGGGCCAGCGCCATCCTGGCCGACATCGACGAGGTCGAGCGCAGCTTAGGCCAGGCCAATGCCGAACCGCGCGGCCGCCTGCGGGTCAATGCCGCCGTGCCCTACGGCGTCCACTGCCTGATCCCGGTGCTGCCGCTGTTCCTGGCCCGTTACCCCAAGGTGGTGGTCGACGTCACCCTGTCGGACAATGTGGTCGACCTGATGGAGGAGCGGGCGGATGTCGCGGTACGCTTCGGCCCCTTGCGCGATTCCCGCCTGCGTGCCCGCGCGCTGGGCCGTTCCGCCATGACCGTGGTCGCCGCCCCCGCCTATCTGGCCGCCCATGGCGAGCCGCGGCACCCTGACGATCTGGCCCGCCACAACTACCTGCACTTCAACTTCCGCCGCCTCGCCGATCACCGCGCCTTCAGCATCGACGGGGTGGTGCGCGAGCGCAGCTTCACCGGCAATTTCCTCGCCGGCTCGGGCGAGGAGGTCCGCCTGATGGCCCTGGCCGGCGTGGGCGTGGCGCGCCTGGCCAACTACCACATCCAGGCCGACCTCGACGCAGGCCGCCTGGTGCCGATCCTGGAAGCCTTCAACCCCGGCGACACCGAGGAAGCCCACGCGGTCTTCGTCAGCCACGAGCACCTGTCCTTGCGCGTGCGGGCGTTCGTCGATTTCCTGGTGGAACATGCGGGGATTGAGGGACCATGA
- a CDS encoding TfoX/Sxy family protein: MSARRFFGGTGLVLDGVQFAMVMGETLYLKTDGQNRPRFVAAGSRPFSYRTRKGEVTVEAYFALPGEMLDDEDELLSWARDAVAAARRDGK, translated from the coding sequence GTGTCGGCGCGCCGGTTCTTCGGTGGCACGGGGCTCGTCCTCGACGGCGTTCAGTTCGCCATGGTCATGGGCGAGACCCTGTATCTGAAGACGGACGGCCAGAACAGGCCGCGCTTCGTTGCTGCCGGCAGCCGGCCGTTCAGCTATCGCACCCGCAAGGGCGAGGTGACGGTCGAGGCCTATTTCGCCCTGCCGGGCGAGATGCTGGATGACGAGGACGAACTTCTGTCCTGGGCCCGCGACGCCGTGGCGGCCGCCCGGCGCGATGGCAAGTGA